In the Anastrepha obliqua isolate idAnaObli1 chromosome 1, idAnaObli1_1.0, whole genome shotgun sequence genome, one interval contains:
- the LOC129252940 gene encoding maltase A3-like — translation MWKFLKFLPIFTLFIAAASESAAKSWWESASFYQIYPRSFKDSDGDGVGDLNGITEQLSYLKEIGITATWLSPIFTSPMADFGYDVANFTEIDPLFGTLEDFEQLLAKAKKLGVKIILDFVPNHSSDECEWFIKSAKSDPEYKDFYIWHPGKTSENGTRLPPTNWISVFRGSMWTWNDERQAYYLHQFHAKQPDLNYDNPKVREAMKDMLRYWVRKGVAGFRVDSVPHIYEVAADAEGNWPDEPSNPSVADPADYDYLQHIYTRDQPGTLDVVYEFRQALKELDEELGGDEHILMTEAYSPIDVLMQYYGNGSTEGAQIPFNFVLLSNVNENSNAYDYEQQIHNWLDNMPAGSVANWVLGNHDQSRIGKRLGVDRMDLINVLLKTLPGVCVTYQGEEIGMTDISISWEETVDPRACQSNIEEFESFSRDPARTPFQWNDGHKAGFTDSNTTWLPLAEDYKLVNVKRQRGIANSHLNVYKQLQNLRATKTMSDGEAEVKAISENVLGIKRFLSGDRTYVVLLNLNDDLESINLNAAFSDLTVELEYILVTDKSVRRKGDKIYADSIVMLPKEAVVLSTIV, via the exons ATGTGGAAGTTTCTTAAGTTTTTACCCATCTTCACGCTGTTCATTGCAGCCGCAAGTGAATCAGCAGCAAAGTCATGGTGGGAAAGCGCATCCTTCTATCAAATATATCCACGCTCCTTCAAGGACAGCGATGGAGATGGCGTTGGTGATTTGAATG GCATTACTGAACAGCTATCCTATTTAAAAGAGATTGGCATCACCGCGACTTGGCTATCGCCCATCTTCACCTCGCCCATGGCTGATTTTGGCTATGATGTGGCGAATTTTACCGAAATCGATCCATTATTCGGTACACTAGAAGATTTCGAACAACTTCTGGCAAAGGCTAAGAAGTTGGgagtgaaaattattttagactTTGTGCCCAACCACTCGAGTGATGAATGCGAGTGGTTTATCAAGTCTGCGAAGAGCGATCCAGAATATAAAGACTTTTACATTTGGCATCCAGGCAAAACTTCCGAAAATGGTACACGACTACCACCAACGAACTGGATAAGTGTCTTCCGCGGCTCAATGTGGACATGGAACGATGAACGCCAGGCCTACTACTTACATCAGTTCCACGCCAAACAACCGGATCTCAACTACGACAATCCAAAAGTGCGCGAAGCTATGAAG GATATGCTGCGTTACTGGGTACGCAAAGGTGTTGCTGGTTTTCGCGTTGACTCTGTACCACATATCTACGAAGTAGCGGCCGATGCTGAGGGAAATTGGCCTGACGAACCAAGTAACCCATCGGTGGCTGACCCAGCAGACTACGATTACCTTCAACATATCTACACAAGAGACCAGCCGGGAACACTTGATGTGGTGTATGAATTCCGCCAGGCATTGAAGGAATTGGATGAGGAGCTTGGTGGAGACGAACATATTCTCATGACAGAAGCCTATTCACCAATTGACGTGCTGATGCAGTATTATGGAAATGGCTCCACCGAAGGTGCACAAATACCTTTCAATTTCGTGTTACTCAGCAATGTGAACGAAAATTCCAACGCTTACGACTACGAGCAGCAGATACACAACTGGTTGGACAATATGCCCGCTGGGAGCGTAGCAAATTGGGTG TTGGGAAATCACGACCAGAGTCGAATTGGTAAACGCCTAGGCGTCGATCGTATGGACCTGATCAATGTTTTACTAAAGACTTTGCCCGGAGTTTGTGTCACTTATCAAGGTGAAGAGATTGGCATGACGGATATATCGATTTCTTGGGAGGAAACGGTTGATCCGCGAGCTTGCCAATCGAATATTGAAGAATTTGAAAGCTTCAGTCGAGACCCAGCGCGTACACCCTTCCAATGGAATGATGGACACAAGGCCGGTTTTACTGATAGCAATACCACCTGGTTGCCATTAGCCGAGGATTATAAATTGGTGAATGTGAAGCGTCAGCGCGGCATTGCCAATAGTCATCTGAATGTCTACAAGCAATTGCAGAACTTGCGTGCTACGAAGACAATGAGCGATGGAGAGGCCGAAGTAAAGGCGATTAGCGAAAATGTACTAGGCATTAAGCG ctTCCTATCCGGTGACCGCACATATGTTGTTCTCCTGAATCTGAACGACGATTTGGAATCGATCAATTTGAATGCCGCTTTTAGCGATCTTACAGTCGAATTAGAATATATACTAGTCACAGACAAAAGTGTTAGACGCAAGGG CGACAAGATTTACGCCGACTCAATTGTGATGCTGCCTAAGGAAGCTGTTGTATTGAGCACAATCGTCTAA
- the LOC129253422 gene encoding maltase A2-like: MASDTLRLFTFVVFCALSASANTTVDWWESATLYQIYPRSFMDSDGDGIGDLNGITSRLEFLKEIGVTAAWLSPIFESPMADLGYDVANFTNVDPLFGTMEDFDAMIAKAHKLGLKMILDFVPNHSSDECEWFQKSVRREEGYEDFYVWHDGKIDPETGERSEPCNWGSAFGGSAWTWVEERQQYYFHQFLAKQPDFNLTNPAVREHLIEVLDFWLGRGVDAFRVDAVPFYIEYRYENGSYPDAPPGGSILYMQNQPETLELLYEWREFLDEYQQKHGGDTLPQIAEAYTSTEILSTYVSNGTHIGSQLPMNFNFIELRESSTAATVEEFTKDWMDIMWTNHKMANWVVGNHDNSRPATRIGTTRTDMMTMIVHALPGTSVTYYGDEIGMTDGDIDCTISCEFRDPERTPMQWDTSKNAGFSTGNSTWLPVNPNHSYLNVQTQRGVARSSLNIYKGMTRLKQTEAFKAFKEDGGFSYGALKEQVFQVVRTAVGREEYRLLANFGSQIEYLDGLANKTMEYVLLTSYSPHKYGDKVDLSQRIYLMPYEAVILRWTA, from the exons ATGGCTTCCGATACGTTACGATTGTTTACATTTGTGGTTTTCTGTGCTCTTAGCGCTTCTGCGAATACCACAGTCGACTGGTGGGAGTCGGCCACACTCTATCAAATCTATCCTCGATCGTTTATGGACAGTGACGGTGATGGTATAGGTGACTTGAATGGCATTACATCTCGTTTGGAATTTCTCAAGGAAATAGGTGTGACTGCTGCATGGCTTTCGCCTATCTTCGAATCACCGATGGCAGATTTGGGTTATGATGTAGCTAATTTCACGAACGTTGACCCGCTCTTTGGGACAATGGAGGATTTTGATGCAATGATTGCAAAGGCGCATAAATTGGGTTTAAAGATGATATTGGATTTTGTTCCAAATCACTCAAGTGATGAGTGTGAGTGGTTCCAGAAGTCGGTACGTCGTGAAGAAGGTTACGAAGATTTCTATGTATGGCATGATGGCAAAATCGATCCAGAAACGGGCGAACGTAGTGAGCCATGCAATTGG GGATCAGCCTTTGGTGGTTCTGCATGGACTTGGGTTGAAGAACGCCAACAGTATTACTTCCATCAGTTTCTAGCCAAACAACCTGATTTTAATCTTACAAATCCAGCAGTGCGCGAACATCTAATCGAAGTTTTGGACTTTTGGCTCGGTCGTGGAGTAGACGCTTTCCGCGTTGATGCAGTACCATTTTACATTGAATATCGTTATGAAAATGGTTCATATCCAGATGCACCGCCCGGCGGATCAATCCTTTACATGCAGAACCAACCAGAAACTCTCGAATTATTATACGAATGGCGCGAGTTTTTAGACGAATACCAACAAAAACATGGCGGCGACACATT ACCACAAATTGCCGAAGCTTATACCAGTACCGAGATTTTGAGCACCTATGTTAGCAATGGCACTCATATTGGAAGTCAACTGCCCATGAATTTTAACTTTATTGAATTAAGAGAAAGTTCCACTGCAGCGACTGTGGAAGAATTCACCAAAGACTGGATGGATATAATGTGGACAAATCATAAGATGGCCAATTGGGTAGTAGGAAATCATGACAACAGTCGTCCAGCCACACGCATAGGAACAACTAGGACAGATATGATGACAATGATAGTGCATGCATTGCCTGGCACATCTGTTACTTATTAT gGAGATGAGATCGGCATGACTGATGGAGACATCGACTGCACAATAAGTTGTGAGTTCCGGGACCCAGAGCGTACTCCAATGCAATGGGACACTTCAAAGAATGCTGGCTTTAGCACTGGAAACTCCACTTGGCTACCCGTCAATCCTAACCACTCATATCTCAATGTACAGACTCAGCGAGGCGTGGCACGTAGCAGCTTGAACATATACAAGGGAATGACCAGGTTGAAACAAACGGAAGCATTCAAGGCGTTCAAAGAAGATGGTGGATTTTCGTATGGAGCATTGAAAGAGCAGGTCTTTCAAGTTGTGAG AACTGCTGTTGGTCGTGAGGAGTACCGTTTACTAGCTAACTTCGGTAGCCAGATAGAATATTTAGATGGCTTGGCGAATAAGACTATGGAGTACGTGCTGCTCACTTCCTATTCACCACACAAATATGG CGACAAGGTCGATTTAAGCCAACGAATTTATTTGATGCCATATGAAGCGGTAATTCTGCGATGGACTGCGTAA